A genomic window from Fibrobacterota bacterium includes:
- a CDS encoding N-acetyltransferase translates to MTRQAFDPSRLILRPLVDADFPQVEWLTREAFWNLYRPGCDEHYLVHLLRGHEDFLPELSFVAEFDGKMIGAILYTRSAVVGEDGSRQETATFGPIAVLPPFQRMGVGGALIQHTKQLAAGMGIGAIVTYGDPHNYCKYGFKNGKDFGIRSKDGDHPLGLLALELGEEVFAGRSWKFLESSVFELDQDAAEAYDLTLEAKEKKWQYSQELFSILIRAKIE, encoded by the coding sequence ATGACCCGCCAAGCCTTCGATCCATCCCGCCTGATTCTCCGACCTCTCGTGGATGCCGATTTTCCGCAGGTGGAGTGGCTGACGCGCGAGGCGTTCTGGAATCTCTACCGGCCCGGCTGCGACGAGCACTATCTGGTGCATCTCCTGCGTGGCCACGAGGATTTCCTGCCGGAGTTGTCGTTTGTGGCAGAATTTGACGGAAAAATGATCGGAGCGATCCTGTACACCCGGTCCGCGGTGGTGGGGGAGGATGGCTCGCGACAGGAAACGGCGACCTTCGGTCCGATCGCGGTCTTGCCGCCCTTCCAACGAATGGGAGTGGGAGGCGCTCTGATCCAGCACACCAAACAATTGGCGGCGGGGATGGGGATCGGAGCCATCGTCACCTACGGAGATCCCCACAACTATTGCAAGTACGGATTCAAAAACGGGAAGGATTTCGGCATCCGCTCCAAGGATGGGGACCATCCCTTGGGGCTTTTGGCCCTGGAGCTGGGCGAGGAAGTGTTCGCCGGTCGGAGCTGGAAATTCCTCGAGAGCTCCGTCTTCGAGCTGGATCAGGACGCGGCGGAAGCCTACGACCTCACCCTGGAGGCAAAGGAAAAGAAATGGCAGTACAGCCAGGAATTGTTCTCGATCCTGATCCGGGCGAAGATCGAATAG
- a CDS encoding hemerythrin family protein → MPTAIWTDDIETGFDNIDAQHRALFSLMGEIDVEMGGGTPANSIGGRFRQLLEFTDLHFATEERLMRKLSYEELDSHAKAHLDLRERITEATTRDLDGHDLHSELMSILSAWLVEHIHAHDLPMALWMRSLSQHEDPPSTIHPETQP, encoded by the coding sequence GTGCCCACAGCCATCTGGACAGACGACATCGAAACCGGCTTCGACAACATCGATGCGCAGCACCGCGCTCTCTTTTCCCTCATGGGAGAAATCGATGTAGAAATGGGTGGAGGCACCCCTGCCAACAGCATCGGGGGGCGATTCCGACAATTGTTGGAATTCACCGATCTCCATTTCGCCACCGAGGAGCGCCTCATGCGAAAGCTCAGCTACGAGGAGTTGGATTCCCACGCGAAAGCCCACCTCGACCTGCGCGAACGCATCACCGAGGCCACCACCCGGGACCTCGATGGACACGATCTCCATTCCGAACTCATGTCGATCCTATCCGCGTGGCTGGTGGAACATATCCATGCCCACGATCTCCCCATGGCGCTTTGGATGCGATCCCTCTCGCAGCACGAGGATCCCCCTTCCACCATCCACCCGGAGACCCAACCATGA